The following proteins come from a genomic window of Kitasatospora sp. NBC_01246:
- a CDS encoding PaaI family thioesterase produces the protein MPLSPTTPPPGAVLPPRAPEAPAPGTRLGSHYEHCFGCGPEHPGGLRIDAVAGQGLDVTAEFAVRSAHQGGPGLAHGGLLTTAMDETLGALNWLLHAPAVTGRLETDFVRPVPVDSVLHLRAWITGVHGRKIYSAGEARIGGPDGPVALRAQALFIQVKLEHFTKHGRPEDIEKVLDDPDLMKRARAFEVNP, from the coding sequence CTGCCGCTCTCGCCCACCACGCCCCCGCCGGGCGCCGTCCTGCCGCCGCGCGCCCCCGAGGCCCCGGCCCCGGGCACCCGGCTCGGCTCGCACTACGAGCACTGCTTCGGCTGCGGTCCGGAGCACCCGGGCGGGCTGCGGATCGACGCGGTGGCGGGCCAGGGCCTCGACGTCACCGCCGAGTTCGCCGTCCGCTCCGCCCACCAGGGCGGCCCCGGCCTGGCCCACGGCGGGCTGCTGACCACCGCGATGGACGAGACGCTCGGCGCGCTGAACTGGCTGCTGCACGCCCCGGCCGTCACCGGCCGGCTGGAGACCGACTTCGTCCGCCCGGTGCCGGTCGACTCCGTGCTGCACCTGCGCGCCTGGATCACCGGCGTGCACGGCCGGAAGATCTACAGCGCCGGCGAGGCGCGGATCGGCGGGCCCGACGGCCCGGTCGCGCTCCGCGCCCAGGCACTCTTCATCCAGGTGAAGCTGGAACACTTCACCAAGCACGGTCGTCCCGAGGACATCGAGAAGGTCCTCGACGACCCTGATCTGATGAAGCGCGCCCGAGCCTTTGAGGTGAACCCTTGA
- a CDS encoding acyl-ACP desaturase, with translation MTIAPVQRTAPTGSSAWTDARLIMALEEVVETELNRHLKVAKDWMPHEFVPWSQGRDFDGVLGGEPWSLEQSQVTPLGRVALVVNLLTEDNLPSYHHEIATMFGREGAWGTWVHRWTAEEGRHGIAIRDYLLATRAVDPNELERARMSHMSEGFESDNSHSMLHSVAYVAFQELATRISHRNTGHSAGDPLCDQLLAKIANDENLHMVFYRNLLKAALEIAPDQAMRAIADVVTDFRMPGHGIPGFERAAAQIAIGGVYNLRIHHDDVLQPVLRHLKVMEVGGLGPVGLRAQDELGVFLGGLDAQATKFDERQAALLARRAARKAAQ, from the coding sequence GTGACCATCGCCCCCGTGCAGCGCACCGCCCCGACCGGTTCCAGCGCCTGGACCGATGCGCGGCTGATCATGGCCCTCGAAGAGGTGGTGGAGACCGAGCTCAACCGCCACCTGAAGGTCGCCAAGGACTGGATGCCCCACGAGTTCGTCCCGTGGAGCCAGGGCCGCGACTTCGACGGTGTGCTGGGCGGGGAGCCCTGGTCGCTGGAGCAGTCGCAGGTGACCCCGCTCGGCCGGGTGGCGCTGGTGGTCAACCTGCTGACCGAGGACAACCTCCCCAGCTACCACCACGAGATCGCCACCATGTTCGGCCGCGAGGGCGCCTGGGGCACCTGGGTGCACCGCTGGACGGCCGAGGAGGGCCGGCACGGCATAGCCATCCGCGACTACCTGCTCGCCACCCGGGCCGTGGACCCGAACGAGCTCGAGCGGGCCCGGATGAGCCACATGTCGGAGGGCTTCGAGTCCGACAACTCGCACAGCATGCTGCACTCGGTCGCCTACGTGGCCTTCCAGGAGCTGGCCACCCGGATCTCGCACCGCAACACCGGCCACTCCGCCGGCGACCCGCTCTGCGACCAGCTGCTCGCGAAGATCGCCAACGACGAGAACCTGCACATGGTCTTCTACCGCAACCTGCTGAAGGCCGCCCTGGAGATCGCCCCCGACCAGGCCATGCGCGCGATCGCCGACGTGGTCACCGACTTCCGGATGCCCGGCCACGGCATCCCCGGCTTCGAGCGGGCCGCCGCCCAGATCGCCATCGGCGGCGTCTACAACCTGCGCATCCACCACGACGACGTGCTGCAGCCGGTGCTGCGCCACCTCAAGGTGATGGAGGTCGGCGGCCTCGGTCCGGTCGGTCTGCGGGCCCAGGACGAGCTCGGCGTCTTCCTCGGGGGGCTGGACGCGCAGGCGACCAAGTTCGACGAGCGGCAGGCCGCCCTGCTGGCCCGCCGGGCCGCCCGCAAGGCCGCCCAGTAG
- a CDS encoding DUF4193 domain-containing protein encodes MATDYDTPRKTDDDLNEDSIEELKARRNEKSTSSVDVDEFEAAEGLELPGADLSNEELSVRVLPRQADEFTCMSCFLVHHRSQLYSEKNGNPICRDCGA; translated from the coding sequence ATGGCAACTGACTACGACACCCCACGCAAGACCGATGACGACCTCAACGAGGACAGCATCGAGGAACTCAAGGCCCGGCGGAACGAGAAGAGCACCAGCTCGGTCGACGTCGACGAGTTCGAAGCGGCGGAGGGCCTTGAGCTCCCCGGCGCGGACCTCTCGAACGAGGAGCTCTCGGTCCGGGTGCTGCCGCGCCAGGCCGACGAGTTCACCTGCATGAGCTGCTTCCTGGTCCACCACCGCAGCCAGCTGTACAGCGAGAAGAACGGCAACCCGATCTGCCGGGACTGCGGCGCCTGA
- the recD2 gene encoding SF1B family DNA helicase RecD2: protein MARQAQADQPPLPRQLAQVEGVLERITYANEETGYTVARVDTGRGANDLLTVVGALLGAQPGESLRLHGRWGSHPQYGKQFVVENYTTVLPATIQGIQRYLGSGLIKGIGPRFAERIVERFGVDTLEVIENEPGRLIEVPGLGPKRTKKIAAAWEEQKSIKEVMVFLQGVGVSTSLAVRIYKQYGDGSIGVVKNEPYRLASDVWGIGFLTADRIAQAVGIPHDSPERVKAGLQYALSQSSDQGHCYLPEERLIADGVKLLQVDIGLVIDCLAELVAAEGVVREAVPGEAGEPITAVYLVPFHRAEISLANQLLRLLRSESDRMPWFADVDWPAALGWLAKRTGAELAPEQEQSVRLALTEKVAVLTGGPGCGKSFTVKSIVTLALAKRAKVVLAAPTGRAAKRLAELTGVEASTVHRLLELRPGGDAAYDRDRPLDADLVVVDEASMLDLILANKLVKAVAPGAHLLFVGDVDQLPSVGAGEVLRDLLADGGPIPSVRLTRIFRQAAQSGVVTNAHRINEGLPPLTEGLPDFFLFVEDDAEQAAGLTVDVVARRIPQRFGYDARRDVQVLAPMHRGPAGAGNLNTLLQAAVTPAREGLAERRFGGRTFRVGDKVTQIRNNYDKGRNGVFNGTVGVVTSLSVDDQRLTVVTDEDEEVPYDFDELDELAHAYAVTIHRSQGSEYPVVVIPVTTSAWTMLQRNLLYTAVTRARKLVVLVGSRKAIGQAVRTVSAGRRHAALDHRLATG from the coding sequence GTGGCCAGGCAGGCGCAGGCGGACCAGCCGCCGCTGCCGCGCCAGCTCGCTCAGGTCGAGGGCGTGCTGGAGCGGATCACCTATGCCAACGAGGAGACGGGCTACACCGTCGCCCGGGTGGACACCGGGCGCGGTGCGAACGACCTGCTGACGGTGGTGGGCGCGCTGCTGGGGGCACAGCCGGGGGAGTCGCTGCGGCTGCACGGGCGGTGGGGGTCGCACCCGCAGTACGGCAAGCAGTTCGTGGTGGAGAACTACACGACGGTGCTGCCCGCGACGATCCAGGGCATCCAGCGCTACCTCGGCTCGGGGCTCATCAAGGGGATCGGGCCGCGGTTCGCGGAGCGGATCGTGGAGCGGTTCGGGGTGGACACCCTGGAGGTGATCGAGAACGAGCCGGGCCGGTTGATCGAGGTGCCGGGGCTCGGGCCGAAGCGCACCAAGAAGATCGCGGCGGCCTGGGAGGAGCAGAAGTCCATCAAGGAGGTGATGGTCTTCCTGCAGGGGGTCGGCGTGTCGACGTCGCTCGCGGTGCGGATCTACAAGCAGTACGGGGACGGCTCGATCGGGGTGGTCAAGAACGAGCCGTACCGGCTGGCGTCGGACGTCTGGGGCATCGGCTTCCTGACGGCGGACCGGATCGCGCAGGCGGTGGGCATCCCGCACGACAGTCCGGAGCGGGTGAAGGCGGGCCTGCAGTACGCGCTGTCGCAGAGCAGCGACCAGGGGCACTGCTACCTGCCCGAGGAACGGCTGATCGCGGACGGGGTGAAGCTGCTCCAGGTGGACATCGGGCTGGTGATCGACTGTCTGGCGGAGCTGGTGGCCGCGGAGGGGGTGGTGCGCGAAGCGGTGCCGGGGGAGGCGGGGGAGCCGATCACCGCCGTGTACCTGGTGCCCTTCCACCGGGCCGAGATCTCGCTGGCCAACCAGCTGTTGCGGCTGCTGCGTTCGGAGTCGGACCGGATGCCGTGGTTCGCGGACGTGGACTGGCCGGCGGCGCTCGGCTGGCTGGCGAAGCGGACGGGGGCGGAGCTGGCTCCGGAGCAGGAGCAGTCGGTGCGGTTGGCCCTGACGGAGAAGGTGGCGGTGCTGACGGGCGGTCCGGGCTGCGGCAAGTCGTTCACGGTGAAGTCGATCGTGACGCTGGCGCTGGCGAAGCGGGCGAAGGTCGTCCTGGCGGCGCCGACCGGCCGGGCGGCGAAGCGGCTGGCGGAGCTGACCGGGGTGGAGGCCTCGACGGTGCACCGGCTGCTGGAGCTGAGGCCGGGCGGGGACGCGGCCTACGACCGGGACCGCCCGCTGGACGCCGACCTGGTGGTGGTCGACGAGGCCTCGATGCTGGACCTCATCCTGGCGAACAAGCTGGTCAAGGCGGTGGCGCCGGGAGCGCACCTGCTGTTCGTGGGGGACGTGGACCAGCTGCCGTCGGTGGGCGCCGGCGAGGTGCTGCGGGACCTGCTGGCCGACGGCGGCCCGATCCCCTCGGTGCGGCTGACCAGGATCTTCCGGCAGGCGGCGCAGTCGGGCGTGGTGACCAACGCGCACCGGATCAACGAGGGCCTGCCGCCGTTGACGGAGGGCCTGCCGGACTTCTTCCTGTTCGTGGAGGACGACGCCGAGCAGGCGGCCGGGCTGACGGTGGACGTGGTGGCGCGGCGGATCCCGCAGCGCTTCGGGTACGACGCGCGCCGGGACGTCCAGGTGCTGGCGCCGATGCACCGGGGGCCGGCGGGCGCGGGGAACCTGAACACGCTGCTGCAGGCGGCGGTGACGCCGGCCCGGGAGGGGCTGGCGGAGCGCCGGTTCGGCGGCCGGACGTTCCGGGTGGGGGACAAGGTCACCCAGATCCGCAACAACTACGACAAGGGGCGCAACGGGGTCTTCAACGGCACGGTGGGAGTGGTGACCTCACTGAGCGTGGACGACCAGCGGTTGACGGTGGTCACCGACGAGGACGAGGAGGTGCCGTACGACTTCGACGAGCTGGACGAGTTGGCGCACGCGTACGCGGTGACGATCCACCGGTCGCAGGGGAGCGAGTACCCAGTGGTGGTGATTCCGGTCACCACGTCCGCCTGGACGATGCTCCAGCGGAACCTGCTCTACACCGCCGTGACCAGGGCGCGGAAACTCGTAGTGCTGGTGGGGTCACGGAAGGCGATCGGACAGGCCGTTCGCACCGTCAGCGCAGGTAGGAGGCACGCCGCGCTGGATCATCGGC
- a CDS encoding DUF3710 domain-containing protein has translation MFRRRQKSEDAVEQLADDAISADEPADDVEGSAESENVTELDPAERVGLPPAPRPDGPWDHSELEQPEEGRVDLGGLLVPGVEGMELRVEVAGDAIVAATLVLGNSAIQLQAFAAPKSEGIWGEVREEIANGITSQGGLIEEEEGPLGWHLRAQVPVQLPDGTQGVQLVRFVGCDGPRWFLRGVISGQAAVQPEMAGILEQVFQQTVVVRGETPMAPRDPIVLKLPEDAQMVADGGGAAAAAGESDSNRFGGAALDPFARGPEITEVR, from the coding sequence GTGTTCCGTCGTCGCCAGAAGAGCGAGGACGCTGTCGAGCAGCTCGCCGACGACGCCATCAGCGCCGACGAGCCGGCCGATGACGTCGAAGGTTCCGCCGAGAGCGAGAACGTGACCGAACTGGACCCGGCGGAGCGGGTCGGCCTGCCGCCGGCTCCGCGTCCGGACGGTCCGTGGGACCACTCCGAGCTGGAGCAGCCGGAGGAAGGCCGGGTCGACCTCGGAGGCCTGCTGGTCCCCGGTGTCGAGGGCATGGAACTGCGCGTCGAGGTGGCCGGGGACGCGATCGTGGCCGCGACGCTGGTCCTCGGCAACAGCGCCATCCAGCTCCAGGCCTTCGCGGCTCCCAAGTCCGAGGGCATCTGGGGCGAGGTCCGTGAGGAGATCGCCAACGGCATCACCTCGCAGGGCGGCCTCATCGAGGAGGAGGAGGGCCCGCTCGGCTGGCACCTCCGGGCCCAGGTCCCCGTGCAGCTGCCGGACGGCACGCAGGGTGTCCAGCTGGTGCGCTTCGTTGGCTGCGACGGGCCGCGCTGGTTCCTGCGCGGTGTGATCTCGGGCCAGGCCGCGGTGCAGCCGGAGATGGCCGGGATCCTGGAGCAGGTCTTCCAGCAGACCGTCGTCGTCCGTGGCGAGACCCCGATGGCGCCGCGCGACCCGATCGTGCTGAAGCTTCCCGAGGACGCGCAGATGGTGGCCGACGGTGGCGGGGCAGCCGCCGCTGCCGGAGAGAGCGACAGCAACCGCTTCGGCGGCGCCGCGCTCGACCCGTTCGCCCGCGGCCCGGAGATCACCGAGGTCCGCTGA
- a CDS encoding GNAT family N-acetyltransferase, with protein sequence MNDLTIRRATADDLPAIVAMLADDPLGAARESPDDLSPYRTAFARIDADPHQHLVVAERAGRTVGTLQLTVVPGLSRKGSTRTIIEAVRIHADERGTGLGTDLIRWAIDRSRELGSDLVQLTSDATRTDAHRFYERLGFVPSHLGFKLAL encoded by the coding sequence ATGAACGACCTGACGATCCGCCGCGCCACCGCCGACGACCTGCCGGCGATAGTGGCCATGCTCGCCGACGACCCCCTGGGCGCCGCCCGCGAGAGCCCCGACGACCTCTCCCCCTACCGGACGGCCTTCGCCCGGATCGACGCCGACCCGCACCAGCACCTCGTGGTCGCCGAGCGGGCCGGCCGGACCGTCGGAACGCTCCAGCTGACGGTGGTGCCCGGGCTCTCCCGCAAGGGCTCCACCCGCACCATCATCGAGGCCGTCCGGATCCACGCGGACGAGCGCGGCACCGGCCTCGGCACCGACCTGATCCGGTGGGCGATCGACCGCTCCCGCGAACTCGGCTCCGACCTCGTCCAGCTCACCTCGGACGCGACCCGGACCGACGCCCACCGCTTCTACGAGCGCCTCGGCTTCGTCCCCTCGCACCTCGGGTTCAAGCTCGCCCTGTAG
- the dut gene encoding dUTP diphosphatase produces the protein MSSTPRPPVDVLIRRIDTELPLPAYAQPGDAGADLRTAVDAELAPGERIVLPTGIAIALPDGYAAFVHPRSGLAARCGVALVNAPGTVDAGYRGEIKVIVVNLDPREAVSFRRGDRIAQLVIQQVEKARFHEVAELPGSARAEGGFGSTGGHAAV, from the coding sequence TTGAGCAGCACCCCCCGTCCGCCGGTAGACGTCCTGATCAGGCGAATCGACACCGAGCTGCCGCTGCCCGCGTACGCGCAGCCCGGTGACGCGGGCGCCGATCTGCGGACCGCCGTCGACGCCGAACTGGCCCCCGGTGAGCGGATCGTCCTGCCCACCGGCATCGCCATCGCGCTGCCGGACGGCTACGCGGCGTTCGTCCACCCGCGCTCCGGGCTCGCAGCTCGTTGCGGAGTTGCTCTGGTGAACGCCCCAGGGACGGTCGATGCCGGGTACCGTGGAGAGATCAAGGTGATCGTCGTCAACTTGGACCCGCGCGAAGCCGTCAGCTTCCGCCGAGGGGACCGGATCGCCCAGCTGGTGATCCAGCAGGTCGAGAAGGCCCGCTTCCACGAGGTGGCCGAACTGCCCGGGTCGGCACGAGCCGAGGGCGGGTTCGGGTCGACCGGCGGCCACGCCGCGGTCTAG
- a CDS encoding DUF3093 domain-containing protein produces MYDERLTVPRSWWLLPVAIGLTLALILLRLSAVGALVGLVVGIAAGAAAISSYGSARIRVVQGSLVAGQARIPVDALGAAHPLSPAEAMAWRGPKSDPRAFMLLRSYVPTALRVEVSDPADPTPYLYLSTRSPMKLAEALDEARRGARA; encoded by the coding sequence ATGTACGACGAACGCCTCACCGTGCCGCGCTCCTGGTGGTTGCTCCCGGTCGCGATCGGGCTCACGCTCGCATTGATCCTGCTGCGTCTCAGCGCGGTGGGCGCCCTGGTCGGGCTGGTGGTCGGGATCGCCGCCGGCGCCGCCGCGATCAGCAGCTACGGCTCCGCCCGGATCCGGGTGGTGCAGGGTTCCCTGGTGGCCGGCCAGGCCCGGATCCCGGTCGACGCGCTCGGCGCCGCGCACCCGCTCAGCCCCGCCGAGGCGATGGCCTGGCGCGGCCCGAAGTCGGACCCGCGCGCTTTCATGCTGCTGCGCAGCTACGTCCCGACCGCCCTGCGCGTCGAGGTCAGCGACCCGGCCGACCCGACCCCGTACCTCTACCTGTCGACGCGCTCGCCGATGAAGCTGGCCGAGGCGCTGGACGAGGCCCGGCGCGGCGCCCGCGCCTGA
- a CDS encoding VOC family protein, whose amino-acid sequence MLSTAFTPGSPNWLDLASPDIAASAVFYNTVFGWTFATAGPEGGGYGFFQQDGRTVAALGPLNENADRPGWTIYFNTPDADRTTALVEAGGGTVRFAPFDVFNSGRMAGYRDPTGAEFAVWQPHATRGLDTVTDQGTFCWAECYSVDADAAKEFYRGVFGWQEQDVPLGEVTYTVLTPAGGGTDDAHGGIMQLGPEQTAAGTGSHWLPYFEVANVDAALALAGQLGATVRIPAMDVHGVGRLAQLLDPHGAVFAVITSALPGE is encoded by the coding sequence ATGCTCAGCACCGCCTTCACCCCCGGCTCCCCGAACTGGCTCGACCTCGCCAGCCCGGACATCGCCGCGTCCGCGGTCTTCTACAACACCGTGTTCGGCTGGACCTTCGCCACGGCGGGGCCCGAAGGGGGCGGCTACGGCTTCTTCCAGCAGGACGGCCGCACGGTCGCCGCCCTCGGACCGCTCAACGAGAACGCGGACCGCCCCGGCTGGACGATCTACTTCAACACCCCCGACGCCGACCGGACCACCGCGCTCGTCGAAGCCGGCGGCGGCACCGTCCGCTTCGCCCCGTTCGACGTCTTCAACAGCGGCCGGATGGCCGGTTACCGCGACCCCACCGGCGCCGAGTTCGCCGTCTGGCAGCCGCACGCCACCCGCGGCCTGGACACCGTCACCGATCAGGGCACCTTCTGCTGGGCCGAGTGCTACAGCGTCGACGCCGACGCGGCCAAGGAGTTCTACCGCGGCGTCTTCGGCTGGCAGGAGCAGGACGTCCCGCTCGGCGAGGTGACGTACACCGTCCTCACCCCGGCCGGCGGCGGTACCGACGACGCCCACGGCGGCATCATGCAGCTCGGCCCCGAGCAGACGGCCGCGGGCACCGGCTCGCACTGGCTCCCCTACTTCGAGGTCGCCAACGTGGACGCCGCCCTCGCCCTCGCCGGCCAGCTGGGCGCGACCGTCCGCATCCCCGCGATGGACGTGCACGGTGTCGGCCGACTGGCCCAGCTCCTCGACCCGCACGGGGCGGTCTTCGCCGTCATCACCAGCGCGCTGCCCGGCGAGTGA
- a CDS encoding sensor histidine kinase, giving the protein MTTPPPAGGPSGAPAGGPRAVPPGPVPPKPAHAPRAPLLHHASRDTYVPGDGMLAWLPFRPTIRIRLTLLYGGMFLMAGVVLLLLMYFFVRQALHDVQPPPFLFGKDITVNGVPMSSEQFNQYLASRHEVASNAALNTLLRKALTVLVCLAVIAFAAGYAMAGRVLRPLGRITRTAREVASSDLHRRIELDGPDDELKELADTFDDMLDRLDRSFDSQRRFVANASHELRTPLAINRTLLEVQLSDPAASADLQQLGKTLLATNERSEQLVEGLLLLARSDNELTDRRPVELSEVATRALVQTRAEADRREVELRATLNPAVVSGNGVLLERIALNLLQNAVRYNSADGWVEIATAEVPGGGELVVSNTGPVVPGYELEHIFEPFRRVKGADRTRSDKGVGLGLSIVRSVVRAHGGTIEATPRSGGGLTMRVRIPAA; this is encoded by the coding sequence ATGACCACCCCGCCCCCGGCCGGCGGGCCCTCCGGCGCGCCCGCCGGCGGCCCGCGCGCCGTACCGCCCGGGCCCGTGCCGCCGAAGCCCGCGCACGCACCGCGGGCGCCCCTGCTCCACCACGCGTCGCGCGACACCTACGTGCCCGGCGACGGGATGCTCGCCTGGCTGCCGTTCCGCCCGACCATCCGGATCCGCCTCACCCTGCTCTACGGCGGCATGTTCCTGATGGCCGGCGTCGTCCTGCTGCTGCTGATGTACTTCTTCGTCCGGCAGGCCCTGCACGACGTCCAGCCGCCGCCCTTCCTGTTCGGCAAGGACATCACCGTCAACGGCGTGCCGATGAGCAGCGAGCAGTTCAACCAGTACCTCGCCAGCCGGCACGAGGTCGCCTCCAACGCGGCCCTCAACACGCTGCTGCGCAAGGCCCTCACGGTGCTGGTCTGCCTCGCCGTGATCGCCTTCGCCGCCGGCTACGCGATGGCCGGCCGGGTGCTGCGCCCGCTCGGGCGGATCACCCGCACCGCGCGCGAGGTGGCCTCGTCCGACCTGCACCGGCGGATCGAGCTCGACGGGCCGGACGACGAGCTCAAGGAGCTCGCCGACACCTTCGACGACATGCTCGACCGGCTGGACCGCTCCTTCGACTCCCAGCGCCGCTTCGTCGCCAACGCCTCGCACGAGCTGCGCACCCCGCTGGCGATCAACCGGACCCTGCTGGAGGTCCAGCTCTCCGACCCGGCCGCCTCGGCCGACCTCCAGCAGCTCGGCAAGACCCTGCTGGCCACCAACGAGCGCAGCGAGCAACTGGTGGAGGGCCTGCTGCTGCTCGCCCGCAGCGACAACGAGCTCACCGACCGCCGGCCGGTGGAGCTCTCCGAGGTCGCCACCCGCGCCCTGGTGCAGACCCGCGCCGAGGCCGACCGGCGCGAGGTCGAGCTGCGCGCCACCCTGAACCCGGCCGTGGTCTCCGGCAACGGCGTGCTGCTGGAGCGGATCGCGCTCAACCTGCTGCAGAACGCCGTGCGCTACAACTCCGCCGACGGCTGGGTCGAGATCGCCACCGCCGAGGTGCCCGGCGGCGGCGAGCTGGTGGTGTCCAACACCGGCCCGGTGGTCCCCGGCTACGAGCTGGAGCACATCTTCGAGCCGTTCCGCCGGGTCAAGGGCGCCGACCGCACCCGCAGCGACAAGGGTGTCGGACTCGGCCTGTCCATCGTCCGCTCGGTGGTCCGGGCGCACGGAGGCACCATCGAGGCCACCCCGCGCTCCGGTGGCGGCCTCACCATGCGGGTCCGGATCCCGGCGGCCTGA